A region of Paraburkholderia largidicola DNA encodes the following proteins:
- the panB gene encoding 3-methyl-2-oxobutanoate hydroxymethyltransferase has translation MTYLQETSRSAVTVPKLQAMREAGDKIVMLTCYDASFAALLDRAGVDSLLIGDSLGNVLQGQSTTLPVTIDEIAYHTACVARAKPSALIVADMPFGTYGTPADAFTNAVKLMQAGAQMVKLEGGEWLADTVRFLVERSVPVCGHVGLTPQSVHAFGGFKVQGKTEAGAAQLLRDSRAMQDAGAQLLVMEAMPTLLASEVTKQVRIPTIGIGAGVECSGQVLVLHDMLGIFPGKRPRFVKDFMQGQPSILAAVEAYVRAVKDGTFPGPEHTF, from the coding sequence ATGACCTATTTGCAGGAGACGAGCCGCAGCGCCGTCACCGTCCCCAAACTCCAGGCGATGCGCGAAGCCGGCGACAAGATCGTGATGCTCACATGCTACGACGCGAGCTTCGCGGCGCTGCTCGACCGCGCGGGCGTCGATTCGCTGCTGATCGGCGATTCGCTCGGCAACGTGCTGCAAGGCCAGAGCACGACGCTGCCCGTCACGATCGACGAAATCGCCTATCACACCGCCTGCGTCGCGCGCGCGAAGCCGTCGGCGCTGATCGTCGCCGACATGCCGTTCGGTACTTACGGCACGCCCGCCGATGCGTTCACGAATGCCGTCAAGCTGATGCAGGCGGGCGCGCAGATGGTGAAGCTCGAAGGCGGCGAATGGCTCGCGGATACGGTGCGCTTTCTGGTCGAGCGCTCGGTGCCCGTGTGCGGTCACGTCGGACTTACGCCGCAATCGGTGCACGCGTTCGGCGGCTTCAAGGTGCAGGGCAAGACGGAAGCAGGCGCGGCCCAGTTGCTACGCGATTCGCGCGCGATGCAGGACGCGGGCGCGCAACTGCTGGTGATGGAAGCGATGCCGACGCTGCTTGCCTCCGAAGTCACGAAGCAGGTGCGCATTCCGACAATCGGCATCGGCGCGGGTGTGGAGTGCTCGGGTCAGGTGCTGGTGCTGCACGACATGCTGGGTATTTTCCCCGGCAAGCGTCCGCGTTTCGTGAAAGATTTCATGCAGGGACAACCAAGCATTCTCGCCGCCGTCGAGGCATATGTGCGGGCCGTTAAGGACGGTACGTTCCCAGGACCTGAACACACGTTCTGA
- the pabB gene encoding aminodeoxychorismate synthase component I: protein MAAQETAAHEGSSVFALLDDCDSTTSRRSSRLYTGFRREHVCTDRAQLDAVCEAASADIDSGLFAVVLADYEFGQALQQKTQRAGGTLRFLLFDTCRKMSRDEVDTWLALYDSAAVEPSVAGIGGVHASVDEAQFTQAISAIHDALRAGDSYQINYTYRLYFDVFGTPAALFRRLRARQSVHYGALIALPDDRWIVSCSPELFVEKKGASLRTRPMKGTAPRSSDAQQDRAAAEFLASDPKNRAENVMIVDLLRNDLSRIAETGTVKTPALFSIEPYQSLWQMTSTVTATLQARTSFAEVLRALFPCGSITGAPKHKTMQLIEQLESTPRGLYTGAIGWLDAQPDLGETVGKQCGDFCLSVAIRTLTLGAVTPDGARHGEMGIGAGIVLDSVAQDEYAECKLKARFLTEADPGFQLFETMYATREDGVRHLDRHLARLGHSARWLGFAFDENSVRAQLVAQCAALRNATPHRMRLTLDKGGAAEITFAPLVPLTEDVAGVLLGPDHGFATMQAADPLLLHKTTRRAEYDRGWREAESHDAFDTLFFNERGELTEGGRSNVFVMLEGRWWTPPLSSGVLPGVMRGVLLDDPDMQAGERVLSRDDVLNAQGLMLCNALRGALPARIIA from the coding sequence ATGGCGGCTCAGGAAACAGCGGCTCACGAAGGAAGCTCCGTGTTCGCGTTGCTGGACGACTGCGACTCGACTACGAGTCGCAGGTCGAGCCGGCTGTACACGGGGTTTCGTCGCGAGCACGTTTGCACTGACCGCGCGCAGCTGGATGCCGTTTGCGAGGCGGCTTCGGCCGATATCGACAGCGGGCTGTTCGCCGTCGTGCTGGCCGACTACGAATTTGGACAGGCTTTGCAGCAGAAGACGCAGCGTGCCGGCGGCACGCTGCGTTTTTTATTGTTCGACACGTGCCGGAAGATGTCGCGCGACGAGGTCGACACATGGCTCGCGCTGTACGACAGCGCGGCCGTCGAGCCTTCGGTGGCGGGTATCGGCGGCGTACATGCGAGCGTCGACGAAGCGCAGTTCACGCAGGCCATCAGCGCGATTCACGACGCGCTGCGCGCCGGCGACTCCTATCAGATCAACTACACCTATCGGCTGTATTTCGACGTGTTCGGCACGCCCGCCGCGCTGTTCCGGCGGCTGCGCGCGCGACAGTCGGTTCACTACGGCGCGCTGATCGCATTGCCCGACGACCGCTGGATCGTGTCGTGCTCGCCGGAACTGTTCGTCGAGAAGAAGGGCGCGTCGCTGCGCACGCGGCCAATGAAAGGCACCGCGCCGCGTTCGTCGGACGCCCAGCAGGATCGCGCGGCCGCCGAATTCCTCGCCAGCGACCCGAAGAACCGCGCGGAAAACGTGATGATCGTCGATCTGCTGCGCAACGACCTGTCGCGGATCGCGGAAACCGGCACGGTGAAAACGCCCGCGCTGTTTTCGATCGAGCCGTATCAGTCGTTGTGGCAGATGACGTCGACCGTGACGGCGACGTTGCAGGCGCGTACGTCGTTTGCCGAGGTGCTGCGCGCGCTCTTTCCGTGCGGCTCGATCACGGGCGCGCCCAAGCACAAGACCATGCAGTTGATCGAGCAGCTCGAATCCACGCCGCGCGGGCTCTACACGGGCGCGATCGGCTGGCTCGACGCGCAACCGGATCTTGGCGAGACAGTCGGCAAGCAGTGCGGCGATTTCTGCCTGTCGGTGGCGATCCGCACGCTGACGCTCGGCGCCGTCACACCGGACGGCGCGCGGCATGGCGAAATGGGCATCGGTGCGGGCATCGTGCTCGATAGCGTGGCACAAGACGAATACGCGGAGTGCAAATTGAAAGCACGTTTCCTGACGGAAGCCGACCCAGGCTTCCAGCTGTTCGAAACGATGTATGCGACGCGTGAAGATGGCGTGCGGCATCTCGACCGGCATCTCGCGCGGCTTGGCCATAGCGCGCGGTGGCTGGGCTTCGCGTTCGACGAAAACAGCGTGCGCGCGCAACTCGTCGCGCAATGCGCGGCGCTGCGCAACGCTACGCCACACCGGATGCGGCTGACGCTGGACAAGGGCGGCGCGGCGGAAATCACCTTTGCGCCGCTCGTGCCGCTGACGGAAGACGTGGCTGGCGTGCTGCTCGGCCCCGATCATGGTTTCGCGACAATGCAGGCGGCCGATCCTTTGCTATTGCACAAGACGACGCGCCGCGCGGAATACGATCGCGGCTGGCGCGAAGCCGAATCGCACGATGCGTTCGACACGTTGTTCTTCAACGAACGCGGCGAGCTGACCGAGGGCGGTCGATCAAACGTTTTCGTGATGCTGGAAGGACGCTGGTGGACGCCGCCGTTGTCGTCGGGCGTGTTGCCGGGCGTGATGCGTGGTGTGCTGCTGGACGATCCCGACATGCAGGCGGGCGAACGGGTGCTGAGTCGGGACGATGTATTGAATGCGCAAGGGCTGATGCTCTGCAACGCACTGCGTGGGGCGTTGCCGGCGCGGATTATTGCTTGA
- the dnaJ gene encoding molecular chaperone DnaJ, with protein MAKRDYYEILGVAKNASDDEIKKAYRKLAMKHHPDRNPGNKDAEEHFKEVKEAYEMLSDSQKRAAYDQYGHAGVDPNMAGAGAQGFGGFADAFGDIFGDIFGQAAAGGRGGRGGPQVYRGADLRYSMEITLEQAAHGYDTQIRVPSWVSCEICHGSGAKPGTKPETCPTCNGSGAVRMSQGFFSIQQTCPKCHGTGTYIPEPCTHCHGAGKTKETKTLEVKIPAGIDDGMRIRSAGNGEPGINGGPSGDLYVEIHIKAHAVFERDGDDLHCQMPIPFTKAALGGEIEVPTLAGRASFTVPEGTQSGKTFRLRGKGIKGLRSSIAGDLYVHVQVETPVKLTDAQRDLLQQFEKSLVEGGARHSPQSKSWFDRVKSFFD; from the coding sequence ATGGCGAAACGGGATTACTACGAGATTCTGGGCGTTGCAAAGAACGCGAGCGACGACGAAATCAAGAAGGCTTATCGCAAGCTCGCGATGAAGCACCACCCTGACCGCAATCCGGGCAACAAGGATGCGGAAGAGCATTTCAAAGAGGTGAAGGAAGCCTATGAAATGCTGTCGGACTCGCAAAAGCGTGCAGCGTACGACCAGTACGGCCACGCAGGCGTCGATCCGAACATGGCGGGTGCGGGTGCCCAGGGTTTCGGCGGTTTTGCCGATGCATTCGGCGATATCTTCGGCGATATCTTCGGTCAGGCGGCGGCGGGTGGCCGCGGCGGCCGGGGCGGTCCGCAGGTGTATCGCGGCGCCGACCTGCGGTATAGCATGGAAATTACGCTCGAGCAGGCCGCGCACGGTTACGACACGCAGATCCGCGTGCCGAGCTGGGTGTCGTGCGAAATCTGTCACGGTTCGGGCGCGAAGCCCGGCACGAAGCCGGAAACCTGCCCGACCTGTAACGGCTCGGGCGCGGTGCGGATGTCGCAAGGTTTCTTCAGCATCCAGCAGACGTGTCCGAAGTGCCACGGCACGGGCACCTACATTCCCGAGCCTTGCACGCACTGCCACGGCGCGGGCAAGACCAAGGAAACCAAGACGCTGGAAGTGAAGATTCCGGCAGGCATCGACGACGGCATGCGCATCCGGTCGGCTGGCAACGGCGAGCCGGGCATCAACGGTGGTCCGTCGGGCGACCTGTACGTCGAGATTCACATCAAGGCGCACGCCGTGTTCGAGCGCGACGGCGACGATCTGCATTGCCAGATGCCGATTCCGTTCACAAAGGCGGCGCTGGGCGGCGAGATCGAAGTGCCGACGCTCGCGGGCCGCGCGAGCTTCACGGTGCCGGAAGGCACGCAGTCGGGCAAGACGTTCCGTCTGCGCGGCAAGGGCATCAAGGGTTTGCGCTCGAGCATCGCGGGTGATCTGTACGTGCATGTTCAGGTGGAAACGCCCGTCAAGCTCACGGATGCGCAGCGCGACCTGCTGCAGCAGTTCGAGAAGTCGCTCGTGGAAGGTGGCGCGCGTCACAGCCCGCAGAGCAAGAGCTGGTTCGACCGCGTCAAGAGCTTTTTCGATTAA